The Cryptomeria japonica chromosome 2, Sugi_1.0, whole genome shotgun sequence region TAATTGTCTGGTTTGATAATTACAATAGGCCACCTTGGAGCCAAGATGACCCAAAAACTATACCTATAACACCCATATCCCTTGGTAATCATAGACAAATACCGCTATCCATGGCATTGGTGATCACCATAAATAAATTCCAAGGACTAACTCTCCCCAAAGCAACAATTGATATAGGTAAAACAAAAAGGCAAGGGTTGACTTTTACAATTGTATCAAGAGTTAAATCAATTAAGGTTCTTCGTATAGAACTACCATTCTCCTTTGATCGATATGTAACaatggaaaataatccatacacaattATCGAGAAAAAAGAGGAGTCTTAACTACATCAACTCTTGTTATAATGAGTAAAGGTACGAAATTTCAAATTTAAGATTCTgtacaaaaaaattcaattttttacttTTTGACATTGTGAAAACTTTCACATTTCTATATTTTTTACCTTTTACATAAAACCATCCAGGCTTCCCTCATAAAAATCCACTAACTTCTTGTTTCAATGTGCAAGAACGAAATCAAAGAATAACCAAAAAGATTTTCTCATACTCATTTTGTACAGCCACATGGAATAATCAACTTCaaaatcttgaaaattgaaattctCAAAAAAGAATTCTTTGATTCAATACGACCAAATATGTATTACAAATATTTCTTTAATATCACAAACAAGGTTGTATGTAAATGTTTTGaataattttatttgaaaataGACTATTTTGTGAAGAAAACATGTGTCAATATAATCatcctatttttttatttttttaatcttttgcaCCATCATATATTAATATACAAATACTTTCCTATGGACATAGCCCTTGTAGCTCCTTCCTATACAaaaactaattttaaaataattttaatcacTACGTTAACCTATCATACTAGACCTTAGCTCCTATCCTATTTGTCAACGAATTGTTTAAATTTCAATTTCTACAATTAAACCGTACTCAATTAAGGCGCGGGTGTTTTGCTGCAATTATTATGGTAAGTCATTCCTGCTCTCCTAATAAAAGATTCTATAATTTGATCTAGAAGCTAATTACAAATCATGCTCCGTAAATCGTTCTCAGGAAGCTTTTTGGTGTACTTTTTTTTGAACTAGCTTTCAACGCGTTATCAAAAAGTTTGGGAAAGGACAATGGAACTTTTAGAGATCAACAATAAATCGGGATTTGACGTCTCACATCTGTAGTTTGAACTGAGAATCCATTCATCAGATAGAATTCATACACAAATGGCCATAAAATGTTTTACTATACACAAATACCATACATCTATGTCGTACCCCACACAAATCTTTACAAATAATGATTCCCATGCGGTGTTTGTCCCCTTGTTGCAGATATATTTAGACATAAGGCTCTTTGATTAACCAGACTGTTCATTACAACTGTAAAGAGAGAAAAAATCATGCTACCCTACCTCAATTATTAGAAAAATCACAGCTTAAGACCGGACAAATAAGTAACCCCAGTTGATGGAAGCCACTTGTTGCCTTCGATGAATTCAGCAACCGTAAATTCATTCGCCATTGAAGTGTTGAGAACATTGTAACCAGACCAATTTACGCGCTGGGCAAGACCTGCGCCTGGTCCATAGTTCATGTATTCCCCATAGTAGAGAGTGTTTAATGCGAAGTCTGATGAATTCCATTGCGCCCAACCCTGTGGCTCAATAATGCCGTCCAGATAATTTTGCATGAATACAGTTCTAGAGTACTGTTTCCATGGCCTACCCAGATAAGTTGGCACAGGAACATAGTCAGGGGCACTGGTCACATTGCAGTCATGGATAGAAAATCCAGTGTTCTCGTTTGGGTCCTTTCTTCCTTGCGCTGTGATGGTAATGGTTTGCTGTTCCAGTGGTTTCCTCGCCATTATTGTGCAGCTCTGTAGAACTGCCGCTGCATTACCAAAGATGAAATCTACTGTGCCGTAAATTTCACATTCTCTGTAAAATTGGCGAAGAGAATGAGCGTACAGAGTGTCTTGGTAACCGTCAAAGCTGCAGCGGTAGAAGACTGAGAGATCGGATCCAACTCGAAGGGCCACGGCTTGGTGTTTGTATGCTCCCGCTGTGTTCTGGAAGCCAATGTCTCTTGCTATAAATCCTGCCCCTTTCACAGCTGCATTTGTGAAAGAAGAGACGTTAATAAAGCAAGTAATTTAGTGCATTGATAGATCAATTAAGTAAGCAGGGAATAACACTTCATTTTCTACACGGTCAAAGGTTCTAATTTCCTTAGCCTTTTTGAAGGAATAATCCCACCACGGTACCCTTACCCTTTTAAAGGAATAATCCCCATTACAGATCTTAAACAGCGGCAACCTGTAATGCGAATGGCTATTCAATTTTTAAGATGTGTCATATATCATTATTTATGTATTGGTACATCTTAAAGCTGGATAAGTGCTTTCATCTCAACAATGATCATAGTGGCAACGACCACTGACATCAACATTAAATGAGAAGAAACTGTTAGAAATAAGTCATATTGGGATAAAAAATGGATTGGTCTTAAAACAGTCAATAGTTCAATGGTAGAGCACTTCAATAGCAAATGAAAGGTCCTAAATTGAGTCTTATTTGGTCCATGACAAACTCAACTTAGTATTAGAGCCAAGCCAAGCCAAACTAGGAGCTCCAAGTATATGTAGAGTAGCTTAAGAAGGGTTTTGGAAATAAGTCACACTTGGAGCAAAATGGATTGTCCTAAAGTGGCCACTAGTTTAGTGGTAGTGCTCTTGAATAAGAAATAGAAAGTCTTAAGTTTGAATCCTAAAAGATCTATGAAAAACTCAATAGAAATTAAAGAATATGTCCTtgaccatttaaaaatgcacattagATCATGAAAGATTTTAGAATAAGCATCGGTTTAATAAACTAAACAGGGAGGAGGTGGGTATTGGAACAACAATTCACATTATCAGACCTTAGTCTTTGAAAGGATAATCCAATCTCTCGATTATAATGGATTAGTTCATAACAAAAGGGCTACCAATTCTAGCTCCAAATTCCTATGAGAAGACCCATAAAAGGAGAAAAAAAGAAGTCAGAAGGACTTATCAAATCTAGAGAAAATTAAATGGTTGACTCACCGACGAGTTCATGGTATCAATTTGGAACTGAATATAAGACAGTCTGGATTATAAATGGACAAGCTGTCATGGAACGAGACTCCTTACTTGCACAACTTATGGTGATAACGATCTTTCAACCTATTTTAAGTAAAGTTTATCTTTAAGTGcatcagaaaacaacaaaaaaaattgacagATTTTAACCCAAATGATAAACTAATTGACATCTACCTAGTGCATACCACAACACCAAATCTAAAGATCCTTCTACCAAGCTCTAACCTCTCAAAGTACAATTAACAGTGAAAAAGTGAGCAGGCATACTTCACAATGGACACCCACCGAAGGTTGCAGAATGGTAAGTGGTCGTGCCGTCTACCACGCTTTTATTCCCTGTAACAATGGTGGAATCCATCCCATCGCCAACCAGCATGAGATTCATCTTCCTTTTGCCGACCTCAACGTTCTCATAATACACGCCTGCAGTGACATAGATGACGTATCTCTGATTGCTCTTTTCAGGAGCATTGTTAATGGCGTCGGTGATCGTTGTGTAATCACCGGAACCATCCTGAGCCACCACAGCATCTGCCTGTATATCATCTGCAGTATCCTGTAGAAGCCTGCGATCTACGGCGGAGAGCCAGTGGGGAAAATCATAACCACCGCCATGCCGGTCAAACAACAAACGGCGGTTATGAAGAGTAGATTTGAAATCAGCTAAATTTACAATTCCCATAAACAAGGCAAGTGCAGCACTAATGGCCTGGGAAATTTGCTGTACACTGCTCTGCAACTGAGATTTAACGACCCCATTTGTGCCGGTTATGCCTTCAATGCAGGTGTCCTGATTGGTCAGACTACCGCTGAGAAACGTATTGACGCTGCTGGCCTGAAAAGCATTGGAAGTGAAATCCAGATTTAAGATATGCTGGAGAACCTCACTGAGATGGTCGGCGGTATCGTCCAAGAGGTCGATACAGTCTTGAAGAGCAATCTGCTCTAGTCCAGGAGACGCTTTTCCTGAAAGACTTACAGCCATGGAGGATGTACTTTTTACTGTACCAATTGCTGCTTGAACGGCTACGTTGAGCAGCTGTGTGGGATTCAAATTGGGCAATCCTGGTATGCCCAGGAGACTTGAAGCACAAAGCTCAGGCTCAGACGAAGTCTTGCATGCCGAACTAATGAATTCGTTAGAGTAGGCGAGTGGCAGAGCAGAAAAAATTACCATCGCCATTAGCGCTACTGCAACTTTAGCCATCACAAGATCTCTTCTTGTTCTCAATGTGATTCAAGATgttgatgtaaataacagaataaaGAAAGATCTCTTCTTGTTCAAATGATAGATCACAAAATGTGTGATCTAAAATGTTCATACAAATAAAAACACACTATCAAATCTAAAAAACAGTAGAAATGCAGATAAAACCATACAATCAAATCTATAAACAGCACAATGAAAGAGCTCTTCTTGTCATGCTCATGCAGAGACTATCTCTGATGACCATAGAATTCATTGTTTCGCTTTGTGCTCGTCTATATAGATTCGTCGATATAATTATCCATTGGAAGAGGTTTTATGATATTAAGTGATTGGTCAGTAATGTCGGTAAGCACGCTTACCTTATGATTAGGTGAACTGTCAAATACTGAGGAATTTTCTTTCCGCGCATGTGCATCTATTTCAACGCTCTGCTTTTTTATGGTACAGCTTTGCGTTGCAACACGATGCTCGTAACCCAAGAATTCTCGCTTTTCGTTCCTGTCATTTCAGACTGTGAGAAATGGAATGGATTCCCTTCCCGGTCGGTGCACGAATTCTTTTTAGTGGGTATTCGTTTGGCAACGTGCGCGGTGTCTTTCTAATGAAGTGAAGTATGAAGATTTAAAGAATATCTTAatgacaagaaaaacaaatggttCTCAAGAAGGCGACTGAGCAACTGTAACATGATTTGGATTTCTAGCGTGGAAAAAAGAAATCATATTTTGAATTTCAGATGTTTAGAGTAGCGGAGTTCTCTCTTTGTGTCCGTTCCAAGTTGTAGCATGTGCATTTCTTGAAACTTAAAACACATCTAATAATGGCAGTACTACTGAACTCTACCATGGGCGAATGATCTGGTATTCTAAACTTGTGGGTGGACGGTTCCTACAATAAAATGATAGATCACGATGTTGTCCCTAGCGTCGTTGTCTTCTTTCTTGAGATTGATGGCACAACGACTAATATTAAAATTGTGGAGTACATAATTTGTGTGTTTCTATGTTTTCTACATATATAAAATTTTACTCAACAATCTggttatttttataatatttcaatgatctatattttttaataaaagattttGTATCATTCATAAAGTCATGTAGTTATTCAATATAAGAACACGAATCTTTTGGACTTAAATTTCTTTGACTAAGAGACAAAGACCTAGGGGTACCCTTCATGatctattttagtttttgtttttagTGCATAGTTATTCAATATAAGAGCACGAGCTTTTCGGACTAAAATTTCTTTGACTAAGAGTCAAACACTGAGGGGTACCCTAATTCCATGATCTATTTTAGCTTTTACTTTTAGTgcatacttttatttatttttatgttctTCTAGATTGTTTTTTGATGTATAATTTTAGTCAACAATTAGgctatttttataatatttaaagaCATTTTAATTAAAAAACTGAATTAAGCAATCATAAAGAACGTCCTTAGATTATTTTCATGATATTGGATACGAGACTATACTACGAGGAGGATGTataaatttgttttctcttttacAAAAAATGGGTATTAGTTTTTATTTATTAGTAACTGGTATTGACAACCATCAATAATTGATAATCAATGCATATTGTCATAGCACAtttcaaatatattttaaaatatatttatatatcaaaGTGCATTACGATTCAACAATTAGGACATCCATTCTTAAACCTTTTTTCCTACTATCAACTTCTTGGGGCCTAACCAAGGTAAAAGGAAATCCTAAATTTCAATCCTTATATAGCTAGTGCTTCAATACTTATTAGTACCACCAAGTTTTTGTTGGTCATAGAGCACGATCTTATTAGCGCCAGCCAGTTTTAGATACATGTTTTTGGTGGTAAATCTAGATCATTGATTATTAGGTCATTAGGTCATAGATGTAATGGTAGAGATTATGTTGAATTTTCTTGTCTTACAAAGAGAACCCCTTATATGAGGGAATCATATAAGAGGTTTTCCTTCTAGGGCAATAAAATCCAACATGAGGTttaacttaggcaagcccctatatagcacaaccattttctttgtattttgtgtATGTAGGTTTAGATCCAACTACGAAATAGGTAAATATGAGTAGATAAAACTAAGATAATTGTGATAGACTTTGAATGGACAaaaatgttggcaagagacattgttctagTGAAGTTTGATGCATGAGAAATGCTtatggattgtcattgatggaaactcagtccATAAATCATATCCGGTGCATGTAAATTTGATTTACTGGAAATCATATTGTTCgcgaggcataagtctggaaggtggaacacagtaactgGTAGAGTATGAGTTCAGTGTgaatatcttgattttggttgtataATTTTGGTTGCAGTGATAGAGGCAGACGACTTGAGGTTCAAGGCAGATTACTTCATAATCCTGATATTCAGTGTTAATTCATAAGTGAGACTGAAGGTTCGATATCTGGTAATTCTGGTAGAAAAGAGCTATTTTGATGTAACGTATGTTGTAGAATTCTCAACGGTTGAATTCGGTGATTGGTTTCGTGTTCGAGGAGATTGGGCCGAATTGTGGGAAGCCTATTATCATGTTGTCTAGTCCGCATATGATTTTGTGGACGTATTGAGTTAGCTtaaggttacacgtttcatgttgcgtgttatgtagtTTTTGGAACCCAACATGGTTATTGATCtattttgttgatgcagatatataagatcgatttggttgaGCATTTTGATGTATGCATGAGCGCGAGAATTCTATATGAGCGAATGTGTGAAGTTTAGTGAATGTGATTGATGGTTTTGGTCATCTCATGTATGACAGAGCAGGAAAATAGAGTAGAAAGATAGAACAATTGTAGAATTCAAATTGAGCCTAACCGAAACTGCTATTTGGCATAAGTAGATGCTAttcttcagttcattcattattgtaatcaattgtaatcgcctctaaggcagtgagacttcctctaggttgtagcccttttgtaattgagcaatgagctctaggcaatgtggtTGAATGCAACTGAATTCCtttatatgtaatattatcatactcctgaacAAAGTATAATAaaattatgggttcaaatcccaccatggtgttCCCCTTTTCAGTTTTTCACATAAAAATTCCAGTGTTATGGTATTgtgattgattggtttatgtttatgcattttactttcattcttatgcatttggtggtttaagaaccaggtaaataactttttaaattgcaggacactaattcaccccccctcttagtgttcattgattccaacaattagtatcagagcttagttcgtctgaagaagtctaacagcttgagaaagatctggaagattgaatcaatggacttcggTTTGCAGAAGCAgcttactgtggcacttgaagatcttgatgcagcgaTGAAGGAAAATAGTAGATTGAGAAGAAGTTTGGATGTTGCTGAGGATttcgttgaatctctgaaagaaagATGAGTacatctagagagaagagaaaatAATCGATGGATATACTGAAGGAGAAGGAAGAACAAAGCATTaataatcaagccctacaagacaagacagataaatgtgagaagcttgctagagataatgcaacaCTGAagatgagatgcaatctattgtgatgaagctaacaaaggagattgaagaccagaagaagaatgaagaaaatctaacTTAGTTATTGAaggacaaatttgatgaatgttgtagattgaactATGAAAATCATCAGTtgagacttgaattggtgcaatgcaagaataatggacaagaaattgaaaggcagattataattctgagagatctttctactactaatgagtacaaagaaaaattcaaatctagTTCAACCCagttagatgagatgctagaaagtcagagacatgggaaatactattaggattcccacagatactgagaggggggggtgagaatcagtatctaaccggtaataagattttcttaacttaaaacatgtagagcatattaatactgtgtatcagtaaatagaaagtaatgcaataaacagagataaaaacaaccacatgaaaaacacaccataacacaatattttaatgaggaaacccggtgtgggaaaaacctcggtgggatttgtgacccacaatattcacttactggccaataagagaatattactgctacaagaggggcctgcacatgcaggaaggccaagtgcctagagctcactgctcaaatacaaaataggaagtctcactgacttacaaaatggattatatcaatccagtgtcttgtattgcttcaaaatagcatctataatgccagatctagtaccggtttcttctctgcttcttacataaacccttaacctatatttcgcataatagatctgccttatttcacctaattacattcctcaatccttacataattgttctacaatgatctctcttatataagagtcattttacaacccgccaagtcggcttacaatgattttacaataataaacaaaatatattaacaacaaagttcctatcggcttctgtgccggtatgcttccttttactgccagtgccggtggtctatgtgtcggtgtagaatctaactttgctagtgctggtggattgccttgttggtgacataggattgtaaggttgccatcaatgaaaaaaccttcaatcacctacaaagtctcattggagtgtgcatttgccaacaaatacATGTGAGGACTTGtctttgagaaaggagaatcctccagttGGACAAAGCAATCATTAGAAGAATAAGAAACCtctagtaagatagcctaatgcctataaatacAATGGTAAACATTTTGTTTGTcgaaaatttggtcatatggcaaatcaattcataaataggatgatgaataatatggtaaataatggtcctacctttgccggtcaatgtttcatatgcaacaactttggtcataagtcaaacatgtgcatgACAGTGatgaacaatttccaaaataagagatgttattcttgtggaatgtttggacacatttctaaccaatgtagGGTGAGACCAAATCATATGAACTTcaagcctatgcaaggaaatgttgttttctttgCATGCAACAAAGCCGATCATattacaaaatattgcagaagcaagaatgcgaGTAAGAATGTGCTAGTAGATAAGaataaatcagatgagaaaggcaaagcgaATGTTGAAGAGGTTAGAGagaagcataagaagatgtgggttaagaaggaagattcaaatgttcaaaatggctccacaccCGATTCtgatgttggaacctcatccaatAACTAAGGAACTTTGGCTTTAGGGGGAAGATTTTCATACATATCCTCAAAACCCCCTTTCAGAGATCTGTAACCGGTCAAGGATGGTTGCATATGATTGATATTAGTTGTGTAGTTGATATCTGAAAAATTCTATGGCAATTTGAGAGTCTGGTGatgaatttgttgaagaagcaagtTATCTAgaaagcctttagggttgtgcatttattacaacttaaagttaggttttcagTGGATAAAAAGGGAACTCTATTGTTCATTCTTCACATTGCGAATGAAGAGAAAGAGCAGAAGAGAAAGGCAAACAAGATTGAGCAAAGTAAATTGAGCTTGAAGCGATCCGACACCGATTCCTAATATCCAGTTGaatttgaaaaggtatttatctgtgTTTGAGCTATATGTTTGTAAACCTACTTTCAAAATGGCATCACAGTCCAGAATTGCACCTCCATTGGTAGTTGAGATTACTAAAAGGGTAAGGCCGATgtttaagaaacatccattcaaattaGTCGAAGATGATCCAGAAAGAGCCTTTTCCTCTGAGTCGTATGACATGttgcacaatgaagatattagggcgtACATTCACTGTAATATTGAAGGCCTTGGAAATGCAAACATGCTATCATTATACACCAAGaatatgatggatggaatggggaAT contains the following coding sequences:
- the LOC131078808 gene encoding pectinesterase → MAKVAVALMAMVIFSALPLAYSNEFISSACKTSSEPELCASSLLGIPGLPNLNPTQLLNVAVQAAIGTVKSTSSMAVSLSGKASPGLEQIALQDCIDLLDDTADHLSEVLQHILNLDFTSNAFQASSVNTFLSGSLTNQDTCIEGITGTNGVVKSQLQSSVQQISQAISAALALFMGIVNLADFKSTLHNRRLLFDRHGGGYDFPHWLSAVDRRLLQDTADDIQADAVVAQDGSGDYTTITDAINNAPEKSNQRYVIYVTAGVYYENVEVGKRKMNLMLVGDGMDSTIVTGNKSVVDGTTTYHSATFAVKGAGFIARDIGFQNTAGAYKHQAVALRVGSDLSVFYRCSFDGYQDTLYAHSLRQFYRECEIYGTVDFIFGNAAAVLQSCTIMARKPLEQQTITITAQGRKDPNENTGFSIHDCNVTSAPDYVPVPTYLGRPWKQYSRTVFMQNYLDGIIEPQGWAQWNSSDFALNTLYYGEYMNYGPGAGLAQRVNWSGYNVLNTSMANEFTVAEFIEGNKWLPSTGVTYLSGLKL